Proteins encoded by one window of Fibrobacter sp. UWB15:
- a CDS encoding carbohydrate-binding protein, producing MDYRKVWELKSLKKAACLVAGLAAFGLADNPISSYHYLADPGAAADDTYFYVITDSDDPAAANANGYNIKALYGFRTKDMKNWTDFGIIYDARKVDGIGDIWASGIAVNPNDHRLYIVFPDGGGGGIGLIGADSIAGPWTNPVSGNKKLINNWGGGISDCDGIGWCFDPAIFFDDDGTGYFTFGGGSSDSRPANNNNNDIFNIYKLNKDMKGFDVSSKTHLKIGGPKAMEASYIHKYKGNYYLSYSTADLRIAYGMSKNPMGPYEYKGIFMGNPNIGGQNINANNNNHHGIAEFKGHWYVAYHDRRIANGYDGLEKIPAEDGRANPNPAYHRSVSVDEFTYAADGSMNSLTFTKEGPKQIENFDPYDWYPALTSSKQKGIRSRSNWSPGKVAEHLLLPLSTKESWIRVSGVDFGTAATGFTVQAASTADGNKIEIHTGSASGTLAGTCTLKNTGNKSTFAETKCEVEGLKGVVESLFLVFKGSQDSTMAIKAWGFEGSGSTPPTPQTPYGDKAVTIPAKIEAENYDVPGTGRGDEAQSYSDNESENQGDAEFRTDLGVDIVLGGTGKAIGYTAAGEWLEYSIVVPEDGEYALKASASTGMENGASFCLLVDGKVVGDTVKVPQTGEDWSVYEEFDAGKATLTKGEHIVRLVITGDNVNVDWFSIGEVTTGIQQEAKLNVASVSTYDVFDLSGKKIASFTARNMIEATKMWRDGSVKGSEKARGVNLLRNRSSGMVTKIRTAK from the coding sequence ATGGATTACAGAAAAGTATGGGAATTGAAAAGCCTGAAAAAGGCTGCGTGCTTAGTTGCCGGACTTGCCGCGTTTGGCTTGGCCGACAACCCGATTTCAAGTTATCACTACCTGGCTGACCCGGGCGCTGCCGCCGATGACACCTATTTCTACGTCATTACCGACTCTGACGACCCGGCGGCAGCTAATGCCAACGGCTACAACATCAAGGCCCTCTACGGTTTCCGCACCAAGGACATGAAGAACTGGACCGACTTCGGTATCATTTACGATGCCCGCAAGGTGGACGGTATCGGCGATATTTGGGCATCTGGCATTGCGGTGAACCCCAACGATCACAGGCTTTACATCGTGTTCCCCGATGGCGGTGGTGGCGGCATTGGCCTCATCGGCGCCGACAGCATTGCCGGCCCCTGGACAAACCCCGTTTCAGGCAACAAGAAGCTCATCAACAACTGGGGTGGCGGTATTTCGGACTGCGATGGCATCGGCTGGTGCTTTGACCCGGCAATCTTCTTCGATGACGACGGTACGGGCTACTTCACGTTCGGTGGCGGTAGCAGCGATAGCCGCCCGGCGAACAACAACAACAACGACATCTTCAACATTTACAAGTTGAACAAGGATATGAAGGGCTTCGATGTGAGTTCCAAGACCCACCTGAAGATCGGTGGCCCGAAGGCGATGGAAGCTTCTTACATCCACAAGTACAAAGGCAATTACTATCTCTCTTATAGTACGGCCGATTTGCGCATTGCCTACGGCATGTCCAAGAACCCCATGGGCCCTTATGAATACAAGGGTATCTTCATGGGGAACCCAAACATTGGCGGCCAGAACATCAATGCGAACAACAACAACCACCATGGCATTGCCGAATTCAAGGGCCATTGGTATGTGGCATACCATGACCGCCGCATTGCAAACGGTTACGATGGCCTAGAAAAAATTCCGGCCGAAGACGGTAGGGCTAATCCGAATCCGGCTTACCACCGCAGCGTGAGCGTGGATGAATTCACCTACGCAGCCGACGGTTCCATGAACTCGTTGACCTTCACGAAGGAAGGCCCGAAGCAAATCGAAAACTTTGATCCGTACGACTGGTACCCGGCTCTCACGAGCTCTAAGCAGAAGGGCATCCGTAGCCGTTCCAACTGGAGCCCGGGCAAGGTCGCTGAGCACCTGTTGCTCCCGCTTTCCACGAAGGAATCCTGGATTCGCGTGTCGGGAGTTGACTTCGGTACGGCAGCCACTGGCTTTACCGTGCAGGCAGCAAGCACTGCCGACGGCAACAAGATTGAAATCCATACCGGTTCTGCAAGCGGTACCTTGGCGGGCACATGTACGCTTAAGAATACCGGCAACAAGTCTACCTTTGCTGAAACCAAGTGTGAAGTGGAAGGCCTGAAGGGTGTCGTGGAATCCTTGTTCCTCGTGTTCAAGGGCTCGCAGGATTCGACCATGGCAATCAAGGCTTGGGGCTTCGAAGGAAGCGGCTCTACTCCGCCGACTCCTCAGACTCCTTATGGCGACAAGGCCGTGACGATTCCGGCCAAGATCGAAGCCGAAAACTATGACGTTCCGGGCACGGGCCGCGGTGATGAAGCGCAATCCTATAGCGACAACGAGTCCGAAAACCAGGGCGATGCCGAATTCCGTACCGACTTGGGAGTCGATATCGTGCTCGGTGGTACCGGCAAGGCTATTGGTTACACCGCTGCTGGTGAATGGCTGGAATACTCGATCGTGGTTCCAGAAGATGGCGAATACGCTTTGAAGGCATCGGCTTCTACCGGTATGGAAAACGGCGCAAGCTTCTGCCTGCTTGTCGATGGCAAGGTCGTGGGCGATACCGTGAAGGTTCCGCAGACTGGCGAAGACTGGAGCGTCTACGAAGAATTCGATGCCGGTAAGGCGACCCTGACCAAGGGCGAACACATTGTCCGACTGGTGATTACCGGCGACAACGTGAACGTGGACTGGTTCTCGATTGGCGAAGTGACCACGGGGATCCAGCAGGAAGCCAAGCTGAATGTTGCCTCTGTCTCGACTTACGATGTGTTTGACCTGAGCGGCAAGAAGATTGCAAGCTTTACGGCCCGCAACATGATCGAAGCCACTAAGATGTGGCGCGATGGTTCCGTGAAGGGGTCTGAAAAGGCCCGCGGCGTGAACCTGCTCCGTAACCGCTCCAGCGGCATGGTGACCAAAATTCGCACCGCGAAGTAA
- a CDS encoding carbohydrate-binding protein: MDVWNVKGLKKAACLIVGLAAFGLADNPISTYHYLADPGAAADDEYFYIITDSDDPAPYNSNGYKIYALYAFRSRDMQNWTDFGIIYDARKVSGINDIWASGIAVHNGTFYIVFPDGGGGGIGYIKAPAIEGPWTNAVGQGKDKLVGGRGIIGCDGVSWCFDPGIFIDDDGTTYVTWGGGESNSRPNTDNFDIVKLNDAKNAPVGNGSHVKVNNLPTRKMLEASYIHKHKGNYYFSYSTGWQQGAPTIDYGMSNNVMGPYTWKGTILGDPSMNGRSINGNNNHHGIAEFKGHSYVVYHDRRIAKGHNGLEIIPADDGQPKPNEGYHRSVSVDEMFYNADGTIKQVVCTNEGPEQIENFDPYDWYPALTSSKQKGIRSRSNFVQGKAAEHVLLPLSTKESWLRVSGVDFGTAATAFKVEAASAGDGNKIEIRTGSATGTLAGTCNLKNTGSKNTYAETTCEVEGLKGIVKQLFLVFKGAQDSTMAVKAWGFEGSGSTPPTPQSPFGGKAWEIPGKIEVENFDEPGVGRGSEIKSYSENDSEDHGIENGGESYREGTGVDIYKKATGYVVGYNQSGEWLEYTVNVKEDGDYTMYASVATDNSTAGFTLSIDDNKIADVAVSGSSWGDFANVKANVSLKAGEHILRMTVTGDWFDIDYINFVAGKDAPETPTGLAGNVMLNVAKESTFDVFNLNGKKVASFTARNMAEASKLWQSGSIQGSEKAQGISLIRNRTNGAMAKVRTTK; this comes from the coding sequence ATGGATGTTTGGAATGTTAAAGGCCTGAAGAAGGCCGCGTGTTTGATTGTGGGCTTGGCGGCTTTCGGCCTTGCCGACAACCCGATTTCGACTTACCATTACTTGGCAGACCCGGGTGCTGCCGCAGATGATGAGTACTTCTATATCATCACGGACTCCGATGACCCGGCTCCGTACAATTCTAACGGTTACAAGATTTACGCCCTTTATGCATTCCGCAGTAGGGATATGCAGAACTGGACCGACTTCGGCATTATTTACGATGCCCGTAAGGTGAGCGGCATTAACGACATTTGGGCTTCTGGCATTGCCGTGCATAACGGTACGTTCTACATCGTGTTCCCCGATGGCGGTGGCGGCGGTATTGGCTACATCAAGGCTCCTGCAATTGAAGGCCCCTGGACAAACGCCGTGGGCCAGGGCAAGGATAAGCTGGTGGGCGGTCGCGGCATTATCGGCTGCGATGGCGTTTCGTGGTGCTTTGACCCGGGTATCTTTATCGATGACGACGGAACCACCTACGTTACATGGGGCGGCGGCGAAAGCAACAGCCGTCCGAACACCGATAACTTCGATATCGTCAAGCTGAACGATGCGAAAAATGCTCCGGTGGGTAACGGCAGCCACGTGAAGGTGAACAACTTGCCGACCCGCAAGATGCTTGAAGCCTCTTACATCCACAAGCACAAGGGCAATTACTACTTCTCTTACAGTACCGGCTGGCAGCAGGGTGCACCGACGATCGACTACGGTATGTCCAACAACGTAATGGGCCCTTACACCTGGAAGGGCACCATTCTCGGCGACCCGAGCATGAACGGCCGCAGCATCAACGGCAACAACAACCACCATGGTATCGCCGAATTCAAGGGCCACTCTTATGTTGTCTATCATGACCGCCGTATTGCCAAGGGCCATAACGGCCTGGAAATTATTCCGGCCGATGACGGTCAGCCGAAACCGAACGAAGGCTATCACCGTAGCGTTTCCGTAGACGAAATGTTCTACAACGCCGACGGTACAATTAAGCAGGTGGTTTGCACCAACGAAGGTCCGGAACAGATTGAGAACTTCGATCCGTACGATTGGTATCCGGCTCTCACGAGTTCCAAGCAGAAGGGCATTCGCAGCCGCTCCAACTTTGTGCAAGGCAAGGCTGCCGAACATGTGCTGCTTCCGCTTTCGACCAAGGAATCTTGGCTGCGCGTTTCGGGTGTTGACTTCGGTACTGCAGCGACGGCCTTCAAGGTTGAAGCCGCAAGCGCTGGCGACGGCAACAAGATTGAAATCCGCACGGGTTCTGCAACGGGTACGCTCGCAGGCACTTGTAACCTCAAGAATACTGGCAGTAAGAATACTTATGCCGAAACCACTTGCGAAGTGGAAGGACTCAAGGGCATTGTAAAGCAGCTGTTCTTGGTGTTCAAGGGCGCTCAGGATTCTACCATGGCTGTTAAGGCCTGGGGCTTCGAAGGCAGTGGCTCTACTCCTCCCACACCGCAGTCTCCGTTTGGCGGCAAGGCTTGGGAAATTCCGGGCAAGATTGAAGTCGAAAACTTCGATGAACCGGGTGTCGGCCGCGGCAGCGAAATCAAGTCTTACAGTGAAAACGATTCTGAAGACCATGGCATTGAAAATGGTGGCGAAAGCTACCGCGAAGGTACCGGCGTCGATATTTACAAGAAGGCGACCGGTTACGTGGTGGGCTACAACCAGTCTGGCGAATGGCTCGAATACACTGTGAACGTGAAGGAAGATGGCGATTACACCATGTACGCTTCTGTCGCAACGGATAATTCTACCGCCGGATTCACGCTGTCTATCGATGACAACAAGATTGCCGATGTTGCAGTCTCTGGTTCCAGCTGGGGTGACTTTGCCAATGTAAAAGCCAATGTGTCTCTGAAGGCTGGCGAACATATCCTGCGCATGACGGTAACGGGCGACTGGTTCGACATTGACTACATCAACTTCGTTGCAGGCAAGGACGCTCCGGAAACACCGACGGGTCTTGCAGGTAACGTGATGCTGAATGTGGCCAAGGAATCGACGTTTGACGTGTTCAATTTGAATGGCAAGAAGGTGGCAAGCTTTACTGCCCGCAACATGGCCGAAGCATCCAAACTCTGGCAGAGTGGTTCCATTCAGGGTAGCGAAAAGGCTCAGGGAATTAGCCTGATTCGCAACCGCACAAACGGCGCAATGGCTAAGGTGCGTACAACCAAATAA
- a CDS encoding carbohydrate-binding protein, translating into MTIQKIAKSVGLAFGVVGLWSSAMASTVNVDVTEEHQVIRGFGGMVHNQWQGGGGLSEADAKIAFGTGDGTLGLNTLRIPVYANSSDFNKEVQAAKYAKKYAGDDFILYATPWTSPYAGANQHMSSSNYQKYVDHLNSFNDYMKNQGVPLYAISISNEPDWCGEWACWSADEIYNFTKGYADKMRKNGVKVISTESFRYDKNLYNKVLNDANALKNWDILGAHFYASDRRTGDNFFQYSLADQKGVERWMTEHYTESQGSGNYWRTITNTGDQANANKRDTVNAMDVAYEIHRAMVVGNFNQYTWWYIRRCYGLIMEKDFGNKLQIPSNEIGKISKRGYVMSQFARFIRPGAVRVGATANPEKEVFASAYKSSEGDSVIVVLVNRDYKNSKTVTVNVKGADVETFHVYTTSEAKNAKYEGEVEVKNGSVTITMDAGNSGNKDCIVTLVGVGTPAEPVPREPFGGKAVELPGKIEAENFDVPGTGKENKTYYDSDSENHACTDEDKTAECSKVREDTGVDIYKKSSGAVVVGHNQAGEWLEYTVNVKEAGEYNMTASVATANSDPGFTLSIDGKSLAEVPVSGSSWDEFKDVTAKVTLPAGEHILRLEVTTSWFDIDYLKFEKPCDDCNTGIADARLNMPTETESYRIFDMNGSYLGVVSATGMPELRANAASLVKRGGAYLAKSMNGRTKLIQVTK; encoded by the coding sequence ATGACAATCCAAAAAATTGCAAAGAGTGTGGGCCTTGCCTTTGGAGTGGTTGGCCTTTGGAGTTCGGCTATGGCCTCGACGGTCAATGTCGACGTAACGGAAGAACATCAGGTCATTCGCGGTTTTGGCGGTATGGTGCATAACCAGTGGCAGGGCGGTGGCGGCCTTTCCGAAGCTGATGCCAAGATTGCCTTTGGTACGGGCGACGGAACGCTTGGCCTAAATACGCTGCGTATTCCGGTGTACGCAAATTCCAGTGATTTTAACAAGGAAGTTCAGGCCGCAAAGTATGCCAAAAAGTACGCCGGCGACGACTTTATTCTGTATGCGACTCCGTGGACATCTCCGTATGCGGGCGCAAACCAGCACATGTCTTCTTCGAACTACCAGAAGTATGTGGATCACCTGAACAGCTTTAACGATTACATGAAGAACCAGGGCGTTCCCCTGTACGCCATCTCCATCAGTAACGAACCGGACTGGTGCGGTGAATGGGCTTGCTGGAGCGCAGACGAAATCTACAACTTCACCAAGGGCTACGCCGATAAAATGCGCAAGAATGGTGTGAAGGTGATTTCGACGGAATCGTTCCGCTACGACAAGAATCTTTACAACAAGGTCTTGAACGATGCCAATGCCCTCAAGAACTGGGACATTCTCGGTGCGCACTTCTACGCCAGCGACAGAAGGACCGGGGACAACTTCTTCCAGTATTCTTTGGCTGACCAGAAGGGTGTGGAACGCTGGATGACGGAACACTACACCGAAAGCCAGGGCAGCGGTAACTACTGGCGCACGATTACGAATACGGGCGACCAGGCAAACGCCAACAAGCGCGATACCGTGAACGCCATGGATGTGGCTTACGAAATCCACCGCGCCATGGTCGTGGGCAACTTCAATCAGTACACCTGGTGGTACATCCGTCGTTGCTATGGCCTGATCATGGAAAAGGACTTTGGCAACAAGCTTCAGATTCCGAGCAACGAAATCGGCAAGATTTCTAAGCGCGGTTACGTGATGAGCCAGTTCGCCCGATTCATCCGCCCGGGTGCTGTGCGCGTGGGTGCTACGGCAAATCCCGAGAAGGAAGTTTTTGCCAGTGCTTACAAGAGTTCCGAAGGCGACTCCGTGATCGTGGTGCTCGTGAACCGCGATTACAAGAACAGCAAGACTGTGACGGTGAACGTGAAGGGCGCCGATGTGGAAACATTCCATGTGTACACCACGAGCGAAGCAAAGAATGCCAAGTACGAAGGCGAAGTCGAAGTCAAGAATGGCTCTGTAACCATTACGATGGATGCGGGCAATTCTGGTAACAAGGACTGCATCGTGACGCTCGTGGGCGTGGGGACTCCGGCAGAACCAGTACCGCGCGAACCGTTCGGTGGCAAGGCTGTGGAACTCCCGGGTAAGATCGAAGCAGAAAACTTTGACGTTCCGGGTACCGGCAAGGAAAACAAGACCTATTACGATTCCGATTCCGAAAACCATGCCTGTACCGACGAAGACAAGACGGCCGAATGCTCCAAGGTTCGTGAAGATACGGGCGTCGATATTTACAAGAAGTCCTCTGGTGCTGTCGTGGTGGGCCATAACCAGGCTGGCGAATGGCTCGAATATACCGTGAATGTGAAGGAAGCCGGCGAATACAACATGACCGCTTCTGTTGCGACGGCCAATTCGGATCCGGGCTTTACGCTTTCGATTGATGGCAAATCCCTTGCCGAGGTTCCGGTTTCCGGTTCCAGCTGGGATGAATTTAAGGATGTCACGGCCAAGGTGACGCTCCCGGCAGGCGAACACATTCTCCGCCTCGAAGTGACGACCTCCTGGTTCGATATTGATTACCTCAAGTTCGAAAAGCCGTGCGACGATTGCAATACGGGTATTGCCGATGCTCGCCTGAACATGCCGACCGAAACCGAAAGCTACCGCATTTTCGATATGAACGGAAGCTATCTCGGTGTGGTTTCTGCAACGGGCATGCCGGAACTCCGTGCCAATGCGGCTAGCCTCGTGAAGCGCGGTGGCGCCTACCTGGCCAAGTCCATGAATGGCCGCACCAAACTCATTCAGGTGACGAAATAG
- a CDS encoding sialate O-acetylesterase, translated as MDLKKVSEFLTPALWLVGGLMMLASLASAAPNPNFHIYIAYGQSNMAGNGDIVPSEDQDKYKEKFLMLASHNANASQRSGKTNQSIKTGEWYTAIPPMFHPFENLSPADYFGRAMVDSLPGVTVGIIPVAIGAVSIRAFDKDQYESYFKGDGKDIMSWGWPKDYDNNPPGRILELAKKAKEVGVIKGFIFHQGESDGTDANWRKTVYKTYKDVIDALGLDENEVPFVAGELLQEGNNCCSSKNGGIAQLKQNFKKFGLASSKGLQGNGKDPYHFGRAGVIELGKRYCSEMLKLIDKTIDPDAPPVNLVDPSQSTVPDEPPEEYGPYTDPIEIPGKVQAENYNKGGADKAYYDLSKGNEGGKLRKDDVDIYQPNMGIVVGHCQKGEWLKYTVNVAADGEYEISANVAGENGTGSLTLYMDDQPIGTEMANAGNGFDSFEVVSGGKASLKAGEHELKLEITNDWIDIDYVEFKAAKNDEPPSKIGAIHLNMTEAESNFNLFDMQGKHVASFNASGMDAAVRMVKGGVKGIRQGVYLVRSASKMGIKQKVVTYEK; from the coding sequence ATGGACCTTAAAAAAGTCTCTGAATTTTTGACCCCGGCCCTGTGGCTTGTCGGCGGGCTCATGATGCTTGCGTCGCTTGCCAGTGCGGCGCCGAACCCCAATTTCCATATTTATATCGCTTACGGCCAGTCGAATATGGCCGGTAACGGCGATATCGTCCCTTCCGAAGACCAGGACAAGTACAAGGAAAAGTTTCTGATGCTCGCCTCGCATAACGCAAACGCGAGCCAGCGCAGCGGCAAGACGAATCAGTCTATCAAGACGGGCGAATGGTACACCGCGATTCCCCCGATGTTCCACCCCTTCGAAAACCTTTCTCCGGCGGACTACTTCGGCCGCGCTATGGTGGATTCCCTGCCGGGCGTAACCGTGGGCATTATCCCGGTCGCTATCGGTGCGGTGAGCATCCGCGCCTTCGACAAGGACCAGTACGAAAGCTATTTCAAGGGCGACGGCAAGGACATCATGAGCTGGGGCTGGCCCAAGGATTACGACAACAATCCTCCGGGACGCATTCTGGAACTCGCCAAGAAGGCTAAGGAAGTGGGCGTCATCAAGGGCTTCATCTTCCACCAGGGCGAAAGTGACGGCACTGATGCTAACTGGCGCAAGACCGTTTACAAGACCTACAAGGACGTGATTGATGCGCTTGGCTTGGACGAAAATGAAGTGCCGTTTGTGGCGGGCGAACTGCTGCAGGAAGGCAACAACTGCTGCTCTAGCAAGAACGGCGGCATTGCGCAACTCAAGCAGAATTTTAAGAAGTTCGGGCTTGCCTCTTCCAAGGGCTTGCAGGGTAACGGCAAGGACCCGTACCACTTTGGGCGCGCAGGCGTGATTGAACTCGGCAAGCGCTACTGCTCAGAGATGCTCAAACTTATTGACAAGACGATTGATCCGGATGCTCCGCCGGTAAACCTGGTGGACCCGAGCCAGTCTACGGTTCCTGACGAACCGCCCGAGGAATATGGCCCCTACACCGACCCGATTGAAATCCCGGGCAAGGTGCAGGCTGAGAACTACAACAAGGGCGGTGCCGACAAGGCTTATTACGATTTGAGCAAGGGCAACGAAGGCGGCAAGCTTCGTAAGGACGATGTGGATATTTATCAGCCGAACATGGGCATTGTCGTGGGCCACTGCCAGAAGGGCGAATGGCTCAAGTACACCGTGAACGTGGCCGCCGACGGCGAATACGAAATTTCTGCCAACGTGGCGGGCGAGAACGGAACCGGTAGCTTGACGCTTTATATGGATGACCAGCCTATCGGTACCGAGATGGCCAATGCCGGAAACGGCTTTGATTCGTTCGAAGTTGTAAGCGGCGGCAAGGCTAGCCTGAAGGCGGGCGAACACGAACTGAAACTCGAAATCACGAACGACTGGATAGACATTGACTATGTTGAATTCAAGGCCGCCAAGAATGACGAACCTCCGAGCAAGATTGGTGCAATTCACTTGAACATGACCGAAGCCGAAAGCAATTTTAACCTGTTCGATATGCAGGGCAAGCATGTGGCTAGCTTCAATGCCTCTGGCATGGATGCTGCAGTCCGCATGGTCAAGGGCGGTGTCAAGGGTATCCGTCAGGGAGTGTATTTGGTTCGCTCTGCAAGCAAGATGGGCATCAAACAAAAGGTGGTGACTTATGAAAAGTAA
- a CDS encoding family 43 glycosylhydrolase has product MGWFKSLGIALASSCAVYAVTVNNPIMYVDSPDPSIVRVDDAYYMVTTTMHFAPGVPVFKSTDLAQWRTVGYAYQTLTNNDQQNLNGGKDAYGKGSWASSIRYHKGFFYVLTPSYTTGKTHLYKTADVESGQWSEVQLPFYHDPSLFFDDDGTVWVFYGSGDQISYVQLNDDASGVKAGGKSGKVGGVSVNQVTGTSNYYVQQEGSHMEKVNGEYYLFTISWPAGKSRSEIVYRSKNLLSGYSGRYFLSDNGVAQGGIFDTPDGKWYALLFRDSGPVGRMSHLVPMEWKDGWPVPTSGSKAPSTIDLPESPLPGYGMVTSDDFESSELALEWQFNHNPDNKNWSLSANPGFYRITTSRTDSRVVNAKNTLTQRSFGPKCSGRTLVDGTGMKDGDMAGLVALQDDKGFVALAKDGGSYKVVMYTGNKNGESLKDGKAISGSKVYLRIDFDLPIDRGTAYFYYSTDGNTWTKIGSDVKLNYDLHMFVGVRWGLFNFATKQAGGYADFDWFKVGTDVNDEIYLDGAGSEPVPQTPFCAAGENCPAIALPGKIEAENFDVPGKGKDGTSYYDGDSENHGDSDYRKGTGVDLYKKATGVIVGYNSEGDWLEYTVNVKDAGDYTMFAAVAAAGSTSSFKLSLDGKDITEEIAVPAASSGEENYDDYNKVKANVTLPAGEHVLRFTVTGAWLDIDYFTFVKGANATDPEPIDPTGIANAVRYDVQAEQVYRVYGLNGNFVGSVFATSASEAQSKVRAMVSEKGVYLIRAKNGMVHRFTVTK; this is encoded by the coding sequence ATGGGATGGTTTAAAAGTTTGGGCATTGCCCTCGCTAGTTCTTGTGCAGTTTACGCTGTAACAGTTAACAATCCGATTATGTATGTCGATAGCCCGGACCCTTCCATTGTCCGTGTTGACGACGCCTATTACATGGTGACGACGACCATGCATTTTGCCCCGGGCGTGCCCGTTTTCAAGAGCACGGATTTGGCCCAGTGGCGCACGGTGGGATATGCTTACCAGACACTCACCAACAATGACCAGCAAAATTTGAATGGCGGCAAGGACGCTTACGGTAAGGGTTCTTGGGCGTCGAGCATTCGGTACCACAAGGGATTTTTCTACGTGCTGACTCCGTCTTACACGACGGGGAAGACTCATTTGTACAAAACCGCCGATGTGGAAAGCGGCCAGTGGAGCGAAGTGCAGCTCCCGTTCTATCATGACCCCTCTTTGTTCTTCGATGACGACGGTACCGTGTGGGTGTTCTACGGCAGTGGCGACCAGATTAGCTACGTGCAATTGAACGACGACGCTAGCGGCGTGAAGGCTGGCGGCAAGAGCGGTAAGGTTGGCGGCGTTAGCGTGAATCAGGTGACCGGCACCAGCAATTACTATGTGCAGCAAGAAGGTTCGCACATGGAAAAGGTGAACGGCGAATATTACTTGTTCACGATTTCTTGGCCGGCTGGCAAGAGCCGTAGTGAAATTGTTTACCGTTCCAAGAACTTGCTCTCTGGTTACAGCGGAAGGTACTTCCTTTCTGACAACGGCGTTGCGCAGGGTGGCATCTTTGATACTCCCGATGGCAAGTGGTATGCCCTCTTGTTCCGCGATTCCGGCCCGGTTGGCCGTATGTCGCACTTGGTTCCGATGGAATGGAAAGACGGCTGGCCCGTGCCCACGAGCGGCTCCAAGGCCCCCTCTACAATTGACTTGCCGGAATCTCCGCTGCCGGGCTACGGCATGGTGACTTCTGATGACTTTGAATCTAGCGAACTTGCTCTTGAATGGCAGTTCAACCATAACCCCGATAACAAGAACTGGAGCTTGTCTGCAAATCCGGGCTTCTACCGCATTACTACGAGCCGCACTGATAGTCGAGTGGTGAATGCGAAGAACACCTTGACCCAGCGCTCTTTTGGCCCCAAGTGCTCTGGCCGTACGCTTGTGGATGGCACCGGCATGAAGGATGGCGATATGGCTGGCCTCGTTGCCCTGCAAGATGACAAGGGCTTTGTGGCGCTCGCTAAAGATGGCGGTAGCTACAAGGTGGTGATGTACACCGGAAACAAGAATGGTGAAAGCCTGAAGGATGGCAAGGCGATTTCGGGTTCCAAGGTTTACTTGCGTATCGATTTTGACTTGCCGATTGACCGCGGTACCGCATACTTCTATTACAGTACCGATGGCAATACCTGGACAAAGATTGGTAGCGACGTGAAGCTCAATTACGACCTCCACATGTTCGTGGGCGTCCGTTGGGGCCTCTTCAACTTTGCGACCAAGCAGGCCGGTGGTTACGCAGACTTTGATTGGTTCAAGGTCGGTACCGACGTGAACGATGAAATTTATCTCGATGGCGCTGGCTCTGAACCTGTTCCGCAGACTCCGTTCTGCGCTGCTGGTGAAAATTGCCCTGCCATTGCGCTCCCGGGCAAGATCGAAGCAGAAAACTTCGACGTTCCGGGCAAGGGTAAAGATGGCACCTCTTACTACGATGGCGATTCCGAGAACCACGGCGATAGCGATTACCGCAAGGGCACGGGCGTTGACCTTTACAAGAAGGCAACTGGTGTCATTGTGGGCTACAACAGCGAAGGCGACTGGCTCGAATACACCGTGAACGTAAAGGATGCAGGTGATTACACCATGTTCGCGGCTGTTGCTGCGGCTGGCTCTACCTCGAGCTTCAAGCTCTCCTTGGATGGCAAGGACATTACCGAAGAAATCGCGGTGCCGGCAGCAAGCTCCGGCGAAGAGAATTACGACGATTACAACAAGGTGAAGGCCAATGTAACGCTCCCTGCTGGCGAACATGTGCTCCGCTTTACGGTTACTGGCGCTTGGCTCGATATCGACTACTTCACGTTCGTGAAGGGCGCAAACGCTACGGACCCGGAACCGATTGATCCGACGGGTATCGCAAATGCAGTGCGCTACGATGTGCAGGCCGAACAGGTTTACCGCGTGTATGGCCTGAACGGAAACTTTGTGGGCTCCGTGTTTGCGACAAGTGCAAGCGAGGCTCAGTCTAAGGTGCGCGCCATGGTTTCGGAAAAGGGCGTGTACCTGATTAGAGCGAAGAATGGGATGGTTCATCGCTTTACGGTAACGAAGTAG